One window from the genome of Paenibacillus azoreducens encodes:
- a CDS encoding LysR family transcriptional regulator — MTLQQLRYVIEVANRGSMNEAAKRLFISQPSLSNAIKELEKELRITIFERTNKGITLSKEGAEFLGYARQVMEQAELLEGRYLNAKPSPQHFSVSTQHYAFAVNAFVNLVREYGHEEYELALRETKTHEIIQDVKSQRSEIGILYLNEFNSKVINRLLNDANLKFTSLFTAKPHIFISIYNPLAKQPIVTIDQLAEYPYLFFEQGEYNSFHFSEEILSTLSHPKSIRVNDRATLFNLLIGLNGYTISTGVLSADLNGNEIIPVPLACEETINVGWISHQNAALSKLALAYIDALHQAIEG, encoded by the coding sequence ATGACATTGCAGCAGTTAAGATACGTGATAGAGGTTGCGAACCGGGGGTCCATGAACGAGGCGGCCAAGCGCCTGTTCATATCGCAGCCCAGCTTGTCCAACGCCATCAAGGAGCTGGAAAAGGAGCTGCGGATCACGATTTTCGAGCGGACGAACAAAGGGATCACGTTGTCCAAGGAAGGCGCCGAGTTTCTCGGCTACGCCCGGCAGGTAATGGAGCAGGCCGAGCTGCTGGAGGGCAGGTATTTGAATGCCAAACCTTCCCCGCAGCATTTTTCGGTTTCCACCCAGCATTATGCGTTTGCGGTTAATGCTTTTGTGAATCTGGTCCGCGAATATGGACATGAAGAATACGAGCTCGCGCTCCGCGAAACGAAAACGCATGAGATTATTCAGGATGTCAAAAGCCAGCGCAGCGAGATCGGGATTTTATATTTAAACGAATTCAACAGCAAGGTCATCAACCGGCTTTTGAATGACGCCAACCTGAAGTTCACCAGCCTGTTCACGGCGAAGCCGCATATTTTTATCAGTATTTACAATCCTTTGGCCAAACAGCCGATCGTCACCATCGACCAGTTGGCGGAATACCCCTATCTATTTTTTGAGCAGGGGGAATATAACTCGTTTCATTTTTCGGAGGAAATATTGAGCACCTTGTCTCATCCGAAAAGCATCCGGGTCAACGACCGCGCGACATTGTTCAATTTATTGATCGGGCTGAACGGGTACACGATTTCGACAGGCGTGCTGAGCGCGGACTTGAACGGAAACGAAATCATTCCGGTTCCGCTCGCATGCGAGGAAACGATTAACGTAGGCTGGATCAGCCATCAGAATGCTGCGCTTTCCAAGCTTGCTTTGGCTTATATCGATGCCCTTCATCAGGCGATTGAAGGGTAG
- a CDS encoding acetyl-CoA C-acetyltransferase, whose amino-acid sequence MKEAVIVSAARTPIGSFQGQFGRVGAVELGAAVIGAVCRRANLGLERVDHVWMGHVLQAGLGMNPARQASVAAGLPFTAPAASVSLVCGSGLLAVIEAARAVRSGDVCWAVAGGMENMTQAPHVLPGLRAGVKYGNAELLDTALHDGLTCAISRQAMGITAERLAERFGISREAQDAYAALSQQRAEAAVRSGRFADEIVPVEVRERAGVRMAERDEHPRFGTTPEALAKLKPAFEAGGTVTAGNASGINDGAAAVLVASTEEAQDQGLEPLGLIKGYATVGVEPQWMGLGPVPALRKALAQAGLKLEQLDLIEINEAFASQTIACLQELGIGSERVNVNGGAIALGHPIGASGARILVTLLHELKRRQGRFGAAALCVGGGHGVALIVERP is encoded by the coding sequence ATGAAAGAAGCTGTGATCGTAAGTGCCGCTCGGACGCCGATCGGCTCATTTCAAGGACAGTTCGGGCGCGTGGGCGCCGTGGAGTTGGGTGCAGCGGTTATCGGGGCGGTTTGCCGGAGGGCAAACTTAGGTCTTGAACGGGTGGATCATGTATGGATGGGACATGTGCTTCAAGCCGGCCTGGGGATGAATCCGGCGCGGCAGGCTTCGGTCGCGGCAGGTCTGCCCTTTACGGCGCCGGCCGCTTCCGTAAGCCTGGTATGCGGTTCGGGCCTGCTGGCCGTGATAGAGGCGGCGCGTGCGGTGCGCAGCGGAGATGTATGCTGGGCGGTCGCCGGCGGCATGGAGAATATGACCCAAGCCCCGCATGTGCTTCCAGGCCTGCGCGCAGGCGTTAAATACGGGAATGCGGAGCTGCTGGATACGGCCCTGCATGATGGATTAACCTGCGCGATTTCGCGGCAGGCCATGGGCATCACGGCCGAACGGCTTGCCGAGCGGTTTGGCATCAGCCGCGAAGCGCAGGATGCTTATGCGGCGCTCAGCCAGCAGCGGGCCGAGGCGGCGGTGCGCAGCGGACGTTTCGCCGATGAGATCGTGCCGGTTGAGGTCCGAGAACGCGCCGGCGTGCGGATGGCCGAACGCGACGAGCACCCGCGTTTCGGCACGACGCCGGAGGCGCTTGCCAAGCTGAAGCCTGCCTTTGAAGCAGGCGGAACCGTAACGGCCGGCAACGCCTCCGGGATCAATGACGGGGCTGCAGCCGTGCTGGTGGCTTCGACGGAAGAAGCGCAGGACCAGGGGCTTGAACCTTTGGGATTAATCAAGGGTTATGCAACGGTCGGAGTCGAGCCGCAGTGGATGGGCCTTGGTCCCGTTCCCGCGCTGCGGAAGGCGTTGGCGCAAGCAGGGCTTAAGCTTGAGCAATTGGATCTGATTGAAATCAATGAAGCATTCGCTTCCCAAACAATCGCCTGCCTTCAGGAGCTTGGCATCGGTTCGGAGCGGGTCAACGTGAATGGCGGGGCGATTGCGCTGGGCCATCCGATCGGAGCCAGCGGTGCGCGGATACTCGTTACCCTTTTGCATGAACTTAAACGCAGGCAGGGCCGCTTTGGAGCAGCCGCATTATGTGTGGGAGGCGGTCATGGTGTCGCACTTATCGTGGAACGGCCGTAA
- a CDS encoding sensor histidine kinase → MKKLRDFYRIHFRKKLFNKIVFFYSVITILSLASLSAFIYTYQLNVQVNKELEFNNRILSSIGSYLDARYSTTQQIVQQLYRDDSVTLMEDVYSFLKNDFSGYLNDRIEKYNTTGVRRRDILSYLRLQLSSYPDIRMIALYSENQKSVQILTRDSENYYRVDADLQTALKRYVISENSFTTVSNINSLVAQENVGNLVINYDLSGMYGEYLKNWGDLKGDITVLTPGGDVLFDSSGRYYGQKYPYMSRLGSSSAVQDFEEPSYMNVQISNRFGYYVAGVIPKSEITGSLRGLRNTLFFVTSICIVAAMILTRFTIVNFSRRTRAIMKALEKARNGDLSVRIPVEKEDELYQISDRFNQMCEDLAEYIDKVYVSEIKQKQAELVAFQAQIKPHFLYNTLEAIRMRALAKKADDVGEMIYILSTLFRYSVKRDTIVTLADELEYCSLYLDLFRIRYVDNFAYEIDAEPELMNIPVLKLSIQPLIENYIVHGLIMSRSDNRISIAAELQGSDAVITIRDNGRGIDPSTREEIRKLLQGTGTSHPSSIGLRNTHERIKICFGDGYGLALADQPHQGTIITMKIPSSQGGKMYA, encoded by the coding sequence ATGAAAAAGCTGAGAGATTTTTATAGAATACATTTTAGAAAAAAGCTGTTTAATAAAATCGTTTTCTTCTACTCGGTGATCACGATTCTGTCGCTCGCGAGCCTATCGGCTTTCATTTATACGTACCAGCTGAATGTGCAGGTCAATAAGGAACTGGAATTCAACAACCGCATTTTATCGAGCATCGGCAGCTATCTGGATGCAAGGTACTCAACCACGCAGCAGATCGTCCAGCAGCTTTACCGGGATGATTCGGTGACGCTAATGGAGGATGTGTATTCTTTCCTGAAAAATGATTTTTCCGGCTATTTGAACGACAGAATCGAAAAATATAATACGACAGGCGTCCGCAGACGAGATATTTTGTCTTATTTGCGCCTGCAGCTGAGCAGCTACCCGGATATCCGCATGATTGCCCTTTATAGCGAAAACCAAAAATCCGTGCAGATCTTGACCAGGGATTCCGAAAATTATTACCGTGTCGATGCGGATTTGCAGACCGCCCTGAAACGATATGTCATCTCGGAAAATAGCTTTACTACCGTCAGCAATATCAACAGCCTGGTCGCGCAGGAAAACGTCGGCAACCTGGTTATTAATTATGATTTGAGCGGCATGTATGGGGAATACCTGAAAAATTGGGGCGATTTAAAGGGGGATATTACCGTTCTGACGCCGGGTGGAGATGTTCTCTTCGACTCATCGGGCCGTTACTATGGCCAAAAATATCCGTATATGTCGAGGCTTGGCTCTTCTTCAGCCGTTCAGGATTTTGAAGAGCCCTCGTACATGAACGTGCAAATCTCGAACCGGTTCGGCTATTACGTCGCCGGCGTCATCCCCAAATCTGAAATTACGGGCAGCTTGAGGGGGCTGCGGAATACGCTTTTTTTTGTGACAAGCATTTGCATTGTGGCTGCGATGATTCTGACGCGCTTTACGATCGTCAATTTTTCGCGGCGGACGCGGGCCATTATGAAGGCGCTGGAAAAGGCAAGGAACGGGGATCTGTCGGTGCGGATTCCGGTGGAAAAGGAAGACGAGCTTTACCAGATTTCGGACCGGTTTAATCAGATGTGCGAAGATCTGGCGGAATACATCGACAAGGTGTATGTGTCAGAGATCAAGCAAAAGCAGGCGGAGCTGGTGGCTTTTCAAGCCCAGATCAAACCGCATTTTTTGTACAATACGCTGGAAGCCATACGCATGCGGGCGTTAGCGAAAAAAGCGGATGACGTCGGCGAAATGATCTATATTTTATCGACGTTGTTCAGGTACTCGGTCAAGCGCGATACGATTGTCACTCTGGCCGATGAGCTTGAATACTGCAGTTTGTATCTTGATTTGTTCCGCATCCGTTACGTGGATAATTTTGCATATGAAATCGATGCGGAGCCTGAGCTGATGAATATACCGGTACTCAAGCTGTCGATTCAACCTCTGATTGAAAATTATATCGTTCATGGCTTGATCATGTCGCGTTCGGATAACCGGATTTCGATTGCGGCAGAGCTGCAAGGAAGCGATGCGGTGATTACGATTCGGGATAACGGGCGGGGAATTGATCCTTCGACACGGGAGGAGATCCGAAAACTTTTGCAGGGGACGGGGACCAGCCATCCTTCGTCTATTGGTCTTAGGAATACGCATGAGAGGATTAAAATCTGCTTTGGTGACGGGTACGGTCTTGCACTAGCGGATCAGCCCCACCAGGGCACCATCATCACCATGAAAATTCCATCAAGCCAAGGGGGAAAAATGTATGCGTAA
- a CDS encoding BTAD domain-containing putative transcriptional regulator, with translation MKSSRILKMKLMAPPAKKIWLQRPDLMKRLRYIPETPLTIVASGPGFGKTTALSSYVRQCGCRYAWYSISPQDHDLLPFLLHLTATLRASVPGFGEALLLELGSARIAGLEDVYALADLFLNEGLKLDGNIILCMDDYHSVEHSEWIDAWMQYVISYLPACGGLRLVISSRTKPDWEGLAAMRVRGEVLELSRADLAFSAEDIEVLFSDYYNYPLTEPQAEAMYAFTEGWIIAIQLIWQRLSASKDSLESILTAPRESLEDLFHYLAAELFQKQNSVMRTFMLETSIFDELTGEWCDAVCGRQGSHALLAALCQNGFLSAVDDRQFRYHALFRQFLQDQLRRQPQWRLSLHRQAVQVFAARGRIELALSHAAELDDPEEMAQLLAAGGAELVRGGHLEAVLRCLGPIPERLKNRMPYLYVLEGDILRYRCEYEAAMAGYRKAESFARETGNAVVHGLALEGQAMLYLDTIQPGKAEPLLVNAIALAESHAASSLSAPYLYAGGLGMYGAEPDRDRKRLARLYAMMAENKLNQGQGTEAGQWAARSLELDQGSRDLLLEARLALRTGKLKTARNLLEQAQRLEGEKGGLFRGSSYHSRALSRSHREIDLLQSLIDSLSGEPLRAKAAAEAGMMQGIRLKAPYVEACGWIRMGHAAQLTGVYDVKVAGECYHAALAIMKRIDIARGTAEPNMGLCLLHGREQHCEAALRYGEAALQYTEQALDGWLSSLIRLSMGIALYESGRWQEADTIFEEAKGRYEACGDRLGLALSELWLAMTAYRQEQDGRFAVSMEHFLELAVREGYGFLFTSRTLLGPTDPQQLIPLLLEAARQGIGGPNPAAILTELGMEKLTYHPGYTLHIETLGAFRVRLGNRVVLDKDWQRGKAKELFQLLVTKRRYQVSKEELLLYLFPEADEKAANRDFKVALNALHSALEPHRRVRSDPYFVVRDGQFYRLNLQASWTLDIVEFERLTLQGLESGSRDEAAVLLEQALLLYKGDYMPERRYDDWCIEERERLQVLFLRGAERLSQIYSARGLYDKAIRWAEAMLEKDRCWEEAYRLLMECHLQLGNRHQALKWHQRAADALAQELGIEPMASIRELFTRCSEENA, from the coding sequence ATGAAGAGCAGCCGCATACTGAAAATGAAGCTGATGGCGCCTCCTGCCAAAAAGATTTGGCTGCAGCGGCCGGATTTGATGAAACGGCTGAGGTATATTCCGGAAACGCCGCTTACCATTGTGGCATCCGGACCCGGATTCGGCAAAACAACGGCATTGTCTTCTTATGTGAGGCAATGCGGTTGCCGTTATGCATGGTACAGCATATCCCCGCAGGATCATGATCTCCTCCCTTTTTTGCTCCATTTAACTGCGACATTGCGCGCGAGTGTGCCCGGATTTGGCGAAGCCCTGCTGCTTGAGCTGGGGAGTGCAAGGATAGCCGGCTTGGAGGACGTGTATGCCTTGGCGGACTTATTTTTAAATGAAGGTTTGAAGTTGGATGGAAACATCATTTTGTGCATGGATGACTACCATTCCGTTGAACATAGCGAATGGATTGACGCATGGATGCAATACGTGATTTCGTATCTGCCGGCTTGCGGCGGCTTGCGTTTGGTCATTTCGTCCCGGACGAAGCCGGACTGGGAGGGCTTGGCCGCCATGCGCGTCCGCGGGGAAGTGCTTGAGCTGTCGCGTGCGGATCTCGCTTTTTCGGCGGAGGACATTGAAGTTTTATTTTCGGATTATTACAATTACCCGCTTACCGAGCCGCAGGCAGAGGCCATGTATGCATTTACGGAAGGTTGGATTATCGCGATCCAGCTCATTTGGCAGCGGCTGTCGGCATCGAAAGATTCGCTGGAAAGCATTTTGACTGCCCCGCGGGAATCGCTTGAGGATCTGTTTCATTATCTGGCGGCCGAGCTGTTTCAAAAACAGAATTCGGTTATGAGGACCTTTATGCTGGAGACGAGTATTTTTGACGAGCTGACAGGTGAATGGTGCGATGCGGTTTGCGGCAGGCAGGGCTCGCACGCCCTGCTCGCGGCGCTTTGTCAGAACGGATTTCTGAGCGCCGTCGATGACCGCCAGTTCCGTTATCACGCGCTGTTCCGGCAATTTCTGCAGGACCAGCTGCGGCGCCAGCCGCAGTGGCGATTGTCTTTGCACAGGCAAGCGGTGCAGGTATTTGCGGCAAGAGGGCGGATCGAACTTGCGCTTTCCCACGCCGCGGAATTGGATGATCCGGAGGAAATGGCCCAACTGCTCGCTGCCGGTGGAGCCGAACTGGTGCGGGGCGGGCATTTGGAGGCCGTGCTTCGCTGCCTTGGACCGATCCCGGAGCGGCTGAAGAACCGGATGCCTTACCTGTATGTGCTTGAAGGCGATATTTTGCGGTATCGCTGCGAATACGAAGCGGCGATGGCCGGTTACCGCAAGGCGGAGAGCTTTGCGCGAGAAACGGGCAATGCGGTTGTCCATGGCCTTGCTCTTGAGGGGCAAGCGATGCTTTATCTCGACACGATCCAGCCTGGGAAAGCCGAGCCGCTGCTTGTAAACGCGATTGCGCTCGCCGAATCCCATGCCGCTTCATCTCTCTCTGCCCCCTATCTCTATGCCGGCGGTTTGGGAATGTATGGGGCGGAGCCGGACCGTGACCGGAAGCGGCTGGCGCGGTTATATGCGATGATGGCGGAGAACAAATTGAACCAGGGTCAGGGAACCGAGGCGGGGCAGTGGGCTGCGCGTTCGCTCGAACTGGACCAGGGCAGCCGGGATTTATTGCTCGAGGCACGGCTGGCGCTCCGCACAGGCAAGCTGAAAACGGCGCGGAATTTGCTTGAACAAGCACAAAGACTGGAAGGAGAAAAGGGCGGCTTATTCCGAGGAAGCAGTTATCATAGCCGGGCGTTGTCCCGTTCACATCGGGAAATCGATCTGCTGCAATCCCTGATTGACAGCCTGAGCGGTGAACCGCTGCGTGCGAAAGCGGCGGCGGAAGCGGGCATGATGCAGGGCATCCGGCTGAAGGCCCCTTATGTGGAAGCTTGCGGCTGGATCAGAATGGGGCACGCGGCCCAACTGACGGGCGTTTACGATGTCAAAGTGGCTGGGGAATGTTATCATGCGGCGCTGGCCATTATGAAAAGGATCGACATCGCCCGCGGCACGGCTGAACCGAATATGGGATTATGCCTGCTGCACGGGCGGGAACAACACTGCGAAGCGGCGTTGAGATACGGGGAAGCCGCGCTGCAGTACACGGAACAGGCTTTGGACGGCTGGCTTTCCTCGCTCATCCGCCTTAGCATGGGGATTGCATTGTACGAGAGCGGACGTTGGCAGGAAGCCGATACGATATTCGAAGAAGCCAAAGGTAGATACGAGGCCTGCGGGGACCGATTAGGTTTGGCGCTGAGCGAGCTTTGGCTTGCCATGACGGCTTACCGCCAGGAGCAGGATGGACGATTTGCGGTCAGCATGGAGCATTTTTTGGAGCTGGCGGTCCGGGAAGGGTACGGATTTTTGTTTACATCCCGAACGCTGCTGGGTCCAACGGATCCGCAGCAGCTTATTCCGCTTCTGCTGGAGGCTGCCAGGCAGGGGATAGGCGGACCGAATCCTGCTGCGATTCTGACGGAGCTGGGGATGGAGAAGCTGACCTATCATCCGGGATATACGCTGCATATCGAGACGCTGGGGGCGTTTCGAGTCCGCCTTGGGAACCGGGTGGTGCTGGATAAGGACTGGCAGCGCGGCAAGGCGAAGGAGCTGTTTCAACTGCTTGTCACCAAACGGAGATATCAGGTCAGCAAAGAAGAGCTGCTGCTGTATCTGTTCCCGGAAGCGGACGAGAAAGCCGCCAACCGTGATTTCAAAGTGGCGCTGAATGCGCTCCATTCTGCGCTTGAGCCGCATCGGCGGGTCAGAAGCGATCCTTATTTTGTGGTCCGCGATGGACAATTCTACCGGTTGAACCTTCAGGCCAGTTGGACGCTGGATATTGTGGAGTTTGAACGGCTGACGCTGCAAGGACTGGAGTCGGGCAGCCGCGATGAAGCCGCGGTTTTGCTGGAGCAGGCGCTGCTTCTGTACAAAGGGGATTACATGCCCGAACGAAGATACGATGACTGGTGCATCGAAGAACGTGAACGCCTTCAGGTGCTTTTTCTGCGTGGGGCAGAGCGTCTGAGCCAGATTTATTCGGCGCGGGGCCTTTATGACAAGGCGATCCGCTGGGCTGAAGCGATGTTGGAGAAAGACCGCTGTTGGGAGGAAGCATACCGCCTCCTGATGGAATGCCATCTGCAGCTTGGCAACCGCCATCAGGCTCTGAAATGGCATCAGCGCGCGGCGGACGCATTGGCGCAGGAGCTGGGCATCGAGCCTATGGCATCGATCCGCGAGCTGTTCACACGCTGCAGCGAGGAGAACGCATAA
- a CDS encoding DUF2905 domain-containing protein yields the protein MPNLSKILVILGIILIAAGLIWWLIGRWIPLGRLPGDIVYEKDNVKVYFPIVTCLVISIIGSLLLMLFRR from the coding sequence ATGCCCAATCTATCCAAAATACTGGTCATTCTCGGCATCATCCTCATCGCGGCAGGTCTGATCTGGTGGCTTATCGGCCGCTGGATTCCCCTGGGTCGGCTGCCTGGTGATATCGTCTATGAAAAAGATAACGTCAAAGTGTATTTTCCGATCGTCACCTGCCTGGTGATCAGCATCATCGGCTCCCTTCTCCTGATGCTGTTCCGGCGTTAG
- a CDS encoding class I adenylate-forming enzyme family protein translates to MVSHLSWNGRNWHAAYADTGELNGAQFDSGAAARPDGWFERRCMLSADRTALMDEDTGFTLTYRELAEKVDMAARSLFKLGVRQGDRIGILTPNDSRLLVLLFACRRLGAMLVPLNWRLHVEELRHILTDCTPRIVWYHAESLTAFPGLPVDSACSWLPLDQLDESIELERARLAAADEEMCIFPETETAAREDDADIPWLMIYTGGTTGKPKGVVLTARSLYWNALNTAITWQLTETDVTPTVLPMFHTGGINALTLPVLMSGGKVICVQSFQPERMIGLLEREQCTIVLMVPTMYHLLVQSPRFADAKFRTMKTFLSGGAPCPMTVYASFAARCLPFKEGYGATESGPNNFVIDCGEALLKPGSVGLPMLFNDVRLIGAGRDVTGPEEVGELALRGKHLFHSYWNNEEATAEAWLDGWFLTGDLAKRDKDGYFYIVGRKKDMIITGGENVYPLEVEHLLERHPEVGAAAVVGVEHPKWGEIVAAAIVPKPGCQPTAEALQAYCALSIAKYKIPKLIKFIEELPKTAVGKLDKKSLFPLFAGGMEE, encoded by the coding sequence ATGGTGTCGCACTTATCGTGGAACGGCCGTAATTGGCATGCAGCTTATGCGGATACCGGAGAGCTGAACGGGGCTCAATTTGACTCCGGCGCTGCCGCTAGACCTGATGGATGGTTTGAACGCAGATGCATGTTGTCGGCTGATCGTACCGCACTGATGGACGAAGATACGGGGTTTACCCTGACCTATCGCGAGTTGGCCGAAAAGGTTGACATGGCCGCACGGAGCCTCTTCAAACTTGGCGTGCGGCAGGGAGACCGTATAGGGATTCTTACGCCGAACGACAGCCGGCTGCTTGTGCTGCTGTTTGCCTGCCGCCGGCTGGGGGCGATGCTCGTTCCGCTGAACTGGCGCCTGCATGTCGAAGAGCTCCGGCATATTTTAACGGATTGCACGCCCAGGATCGTCTGGTATCACGCCGAAAGCCTGACGGCATTCCCCGGATTGCCCGTCGATTCGGCATGCTCTTGGCTGCCGCTGGACCAGCTGGATGAGTCGATCGAACTGGAAAGGGCACGGCTCGCCGCAGCCGATGAAGAGATGTGTATATTTCCGGAGACGGAAACGGCAGCGCGCGAGGATGATGCGGATATTCCGTGGCTGATGATCTACACGGGCGGTACGACCGGCAAGCCGAAAGGAGTTGTGCTGACGGCCCGTTCCCTGTACTGGAATGCGCTCAATACCGCCATAACCTGGCAGCTCACGGAAACAGACGTGACGCCAACGGTGCTGCCGATGTTTCATACGGGCGGCATCAATGCTTTGACGCTGCCTGTGCTTATGAGCGGGGGCAAGGTCATCTGCGTGCAGTCATTCCAGCCGGAGCGCATGATCGGGCTGCTGGAACGGGAGCAATGCACGATCGTGCTGATGGTGCCTACGATGTATCATTTGCTGGTGCAAAGTCCGCGGTTTGCCGATGCGAAGTTTCGCACAATGAAAACCTTCCTGTCAGGCGGAGCGCCCTGTCCGATGACGGTGTACGCCTCATTCGCCGCCCGCTGCCTGCCCTTCAAGGAAGGTTACGGCGCAACGGAGTCTGGCCCGAACAATTTTGTTATCGATTGCGGCGAAGCGCTTCTGAAACCGGGCTCCGTCGGACTGCCGATGCTGTTTAACGATGTGCGGCTGATCGGTGCCGGCCGGGATGTTACGGGACCTGAAGAAGTAGGTGAACTGGCTTTAAGGGGGAAACATCTGTTTCATAGTTATTGGAACAACGAGGAGGCTACGGCCGAGGCCTGGCTGGACGGCTGGTTTTTAACCGGGGATTTGGCGAAGCGGGACAAGGATGGCTATTTCTATATCGTCGGCCGCAAGAAGGATATGATCATTACGGGCGGAGAAAACGTGTATCCTTTGGAGGTGGAGCATCTTCTGGAACGCCACCCCGAAGTGGGCGCAGCGGCAGTCGTTGGCGTGGAGCACCCTAAATGGGGAGAAATCGTGGCGGCGGCCATCGTTCCGAAGCCCGGCTGTCAGCCGACGGCGGAAGCGCTGCAGGCATACTGCGCGTTATCGATTGCAAAGTACAAAATCCCCAAGCTGATCAAGTTTATCGAAGAACTGCCGAAGACAGCGGTGGGCAAGCTGGACAAAAAAAGCCTTTTCCCACTGTTTGCGGGAGGAATGGAAGAGTAA
- a CDS encoding response regulator transcription factor, producing MRKVFIVDDEPFILEGLHSVVDWEELGTELCGKAYDGREAFEQLKDSGADILITDIMMHEMNGLELIRKLKPLHPNMKFIVLSGYNEFNYVKEGMKLGIENYLLKPVNMKELAETIQSTVQKIDNAKRPSYFDPDELDILRDNVMNRWVSGRIDPSELRNRLEFLDIPADMSCYAAAVIREAPDMGASEELPSWRQEHGRQVYASCREIAEKTGYEGPIIRFYDLEGDVVIVCLGEDPGMLQERMLQLLKEIRRGLNERQTGVMITLGSMEQGYQGLPQSYAQAKRLQEFFLTHREDEIISYGEMTLSEELQGYAALDTLEYEKLLLNRNKAAIDEYIDHLFTVRNTDPVSPVQIRNFAVELILCTKQIVKENKLNYQLATSGYKQLFTALFKAQTVGTLAKHVKFIAHAAIDYLSVEDDEFSPVVKQVLHQIRTKYAEELSLKTLGYEFNIHPFYLGQLFLKETGVSFSDYLNSHRIKQAKTLLTETQMKTSEISRSVGYLEPGYFYRQFKKYTGMSPTEFRNMVKQAACCE from the coding sequence ATGCGTAAGGTGTTTATTGTAGACGACGAGCCGTTTATTCTGGAAGGTTTGCATTCCGTGGTGGACTGGGAAGAGCTTGGGACCGAGCTGTGCGGCAAAGCGTATGACGGGAGGGAAGCTTTCGAGCAGCTGAAGGATTCGGGGGCCGATATTCTGATTACGGACATCATGATGCATGAAATGAATGGATTGGAGCTTATCCGGAAGCTGAAGCCGCTGCATCCGAACATGAAATTTATCGTACTGAGCGGTTACAATGAATTTAATTACGTTAAGGAAGGCATGAAACTTGGGATCGAAAATTATTTGCTGAAACCGGTCAATATGAAAGAGCTGGCCGAGACGATCCAAAGCACCGTACAGAAAATCGACAATGCCAAGCGCCCTTCTTATTTTGATCCGGATGAGCTGGACATCCTGCGCGACAATGTCATGAACCGCTGGGTTTCGGGGAGGATTGATCCGTCCGAGCTTAGGAACAGGCTTGAGTTTCTTGATATTCCGGCGGATATGTCCTGCTATGCGGCTGCCGTGATCAGGGAAGCGCCCGACATGGGAGCATCTGAAGAATTGCCTTCTTGGCGGCAGGAGCATGGGCGTCAAGTCTATGCGAGCTGCAGGGAAATTGCGGAAAAGACCGGGTATGAAGGGCCGATTATTCGCTTTTATGATCTGGAGGGGGACGTGGTTATCGTTTGCTTGGGAGAAGATCCCGGGATGCTGCAGGAACGGATGCTGCAATTATTGAAGGAAATCCGGCGCGGGTTGAACGAGCGTCAAACCGGAGTAATGATCACTTTGGGCAGTATGGAACAAGGGTATCAAGGCTTGCCGCAAAGTTATGCTCAAGCCAAACGGCTGCAGGAATTTTTCCTGACGCATCGGGAAGACGAAATCATCAGCTACGGCGAGATGACGCTTTCGGAAGAACTGCAGGGGTATGCTGCTTTGGACACGCTGGAATACGAAAAGCTTCTGCTGAACCGGAACAAGGCCGCTATCGATGAATATATTGATCATTTGTTTACCGTGAGAAATACGGATCCGGTGTCCCCGGTACAAATCCGTAATTTTGCCGTCGAACTCATCCTGTGCACCAAGCAGATCGTCAAAGAAAACAAGCTGAACTACCAACTTGCCACAAGCGGCTATAAACAGTTATTTACGGCCCTTTTCAAAGCGCAAACGGTGGGCACGCTGGCAAAGCATGTCAAATTCATCGCCCACGCCGCCATTGATTATTTGTCTGTGGAGGATGACGAGTTCAGCCCGGTCGTCAAGCAGGTGCTGCACCAGATCCGCACGAAATACGCCGAAGAGTTGTCGCTGAAGACGCTTGGATACGAATTTAACATTCATCCGTTTTATCTGGGCCAGCTGTTTCTGAAGGAGACCGGCGTCAGTTTCAGCGATTATCTGAACTCGCACCGCATCAAGCAGGCCAAAACGCTTCTGACCGAAACGCAGATGAAAACAAGCGAGATTTCGAGAAGCGTCGGGTATTTGGAGCCGGGGTATTTTTACAGGCAATTCAAAAAATACACCGGCATGTCGCCTACCGAATTCCGGAACATGGTGAAGCAGGCGGCATGCTGCGAGTGA